GGTTTCCAGGCCCAGGCCGGTCCAGACGGCCGGGCGCTCGCGGGTGTCGGTGGGGGCAGTCTGCGCCGCCGCGAGGCTGCCGGTCAGCGGCAGCAGGGTCGCCAGAGTGGCTTTCAGTAAAGACATCTTCAGGTTTCTCATACTCCGGCCACTCTAGCAGCGTTCCCGGACGGCTAGCGCAACACATGAGGCGGCGGGAGCCACGCTGCCGTGACCCCCGCCGCGCCCGGGTGGGCGTTCAGTGCAGCAGGCCGATGGAACGGGCGCGGCTGACGGCCTCGGTGCGGTCCCCGGCGTCCAGTTTCGCGTACAGGCGCGCCAGGTGGTCCTTGACGGTATCCGGGCTCACGCCGAGGTTCTTGGCGATTTCCTTGTTGCTGTAGCCCTGGGCGAGCAGGGGCAGCACCTCGGATTCGCGGGGGGTCAGGCGGGGCACGTCCACGTGCGGCAGGCGGTCCACGTCGGGGTTCGCCACGATGTCACGCAGTTGCCGCGCCAGGCTTTCCGGGTCGGTTTCCTTGCTGACGTACCCGCGCGCCCCGGCGGCCCGCGCGGCCTGCACGATGGCGGGTTCGGCGAAGGTGGTGATCAGCACGCTGACCAGCCGGGGGTTGCTCTGCCGCAGGCGCTCGCAGACCTCGATGCCGGTCATGCCGGGCATCTTGACGTCCAGCAGCGCGGCGTCGGGTTGCAGGGCGCGGCAGGCTTCCAGGGCGCTCAGGCCGTCGCTGGCCTCGGCGACCACGTCGAATCCCTGGTGGATCAGCGCGTATTTCAGGCCCATGCGGAACAGCGGGTGGTCGTCGGCGATGACTAGTCTCATGGTGTTACCTCCGGCAGTGCGAGAGTGAAGCGGGTCAGGTCGGTCGGGCGGGCGTTCGCGGGAAGGTCAGGGTCGGGTGGCGCGGCGGGCTGGTGCGTGTGGGTGGCGCGGCCGGAGTGGGCGCGGTCGTAGTGCAGGTTCCCGCCGTGCGCCTCGGCGATGCGGCGCACGATGAACAGGCCCAGTCCGGCGGTTCCGGCGGTGTACTGCTTGCCGGCGATGGTGGTGGGTTGCGAGTTGAACGGTTGCGCCAGTTCGTCCAGCGGGCCGGACAGGCCCGGACCGTCGTCGGTCACCTGGATGCCCTGCGGGGTGACGCTCAGGGTCACGGTGCGGGCGGCGTAACGCAGGGCGTTCACGGTCAGGTTGGTCACGGCGCGGTCCAGCAGGCCGGGGTCCACGTCGGCGTGACCGTGGCCGTCCACGTGCAGGGTCAGGTGCGGGGCGGTCTGCGCGTCCAGCCGGGCGGCCACCTGATCGATCAGGGCGCGCAGGTCGGTGGGGACGGTGTGCACCTGCACGTCCTCCTGCTCGAAGCGGTGCGCGTCGGCCATCTGCTGCACCAGGGACAGCAGGCGTGTGGTTTCCGCCTGGATCTGCTGGCCGACTGCGCGGCGTTCCTCGTCGGGCAGTGGCAGGGTGGTCAGGGCGTGGGTCAGGTGCCCGGTGGCGATCAGCGGGGTCTTCAGGTCGTGGACCAGCGTGGCCATGAAGGCGTTGCGGCGGGCCTGTTCGGTTCCCAGGCGGCTGAGCAGGCCCGTGAACGCGCCGCGCAGCGCGAGGATCTCGCTGGGGTCGTCCGGGTGCGGCTGCGCGAAGTCACCGTGTTCGACCTCGGTCTGCAGGCGGCTGACGGCGCGCAGCAGCGTCCCGCTGAGCACGTACCCGACCAGCGCGCACAGGAAACCGACGACCAGCATCCAGATGGTCAGGGTGGAGGCGGGCACGCTGGGCTGCGCGGTGATGGTCAGGACCACGTTCGGCAGGAAGGCCAGCATGAAGATGACCAGCGTGAACTGCGCGCGCATCGTGCCACGTCCCAGTGGCCCACGTCCCTGCGGCCCGCGCCAGTACGGGCGGGAGGGGGTGGGGGTTGAGGCGCGGCTCATGGAACTCAGGGTACGTGCCGCGTTCTGACAGAACCGTCACGCCCGTACTGTTCCTTTCGGGAACTGTCAACCCCCCACCCCCGCCGGCGCCCCCCGGATGGTGAGCTGGTGCGCTGTTCGGGACTGATCACAGGCAGTGTGAAGTCCGCATCGGGCAATAGTTTCACAATATGGATTAATCGTGAAACTATTCACTTAGCGTATCCCGGGAAAGGGGAAGCAGGTCGCCCCACTTCCCCCATCCGTCAGGCGATCAGGCCTGGGGCTGCTGCAGCTGCGGGCCGTTCTGGGCCACGTAGCCTTCCAGGGTGGCGTAATCATCCTGGAAGTGCATCAGCACGCCGCCGAACAGCGTGTCGAAGGTCTCCTGGGGCATCTCGGCCAGGGTGGGGTAGAAGCCCACGTACTCCAGCCACACGTTGCCGTCCGCGTCGATGGAACGCGCGAAGGCACGCTCGCGGTTGCGGTCGTTGAGCATGTTCACGACCTCGTTGCGGCGGTCGTTGTACTGCTTCTGGGTCACGCAGGTGACTTCCAGGCGGCTGGTGTTGTTCGGGCCGTCGTTGACGCTGACCAGCACGGCCGCGTCACCCATCTCGAAACGCCAGCCCATGCGGATGAACCGCTGGCCGTTGTTCTCTTCCATGTCCAGCTGAACTTCTTTTTCCTTGAGGTACTTCGCAAGGGTATCCAGGGTCAGTAGAGCCGTTTCCATCGTCATTGAAACCATCCTCCTCGGGGGTGAAGCACATCAGTCGAAAGTGTCTGTCTGTGGTTGAAACCCGAACGATTCTAACACCTCTGCCGAGCCCGCCCCCGCGCAGATGGCGTTCCGGCCGCGCCGGTCCGCCCCGGCCCGCCGGAAAGAGCCGCCTAGCGCAGCACGTCCACCCGCACGGGCGCAACGCCCTCACCGAGAATGCCCAGCACCGACGCCGCCTCGCGGGACAGGTCGATAATCCGGGACGGCACCCCGAACGGCCCACGGTCGTTGATCAGCACGTCCACGCTGCGGCCCGTGCGTTCATGCGTGACCCGCACCCACGTCCCGAACGGCAGGGTCAGATGCGCGGCCGTCATGACCGTCCGCGCGTCCCGGCGGCCCCCGTAGTACACGGCCTGTCCCCGCTGCCCGGCCCCCTGCGCCGCCGTTCCCTGCTGCGGCGCCGCCATGGCCGCCACGCGCACGGTCGCCTGCGCCGCCGCGCCGCCTCCCGGCACGGTCAGCACGTCGCCCGGCCGCAGAAGCTGCGTGCGCCCGCCGTTCAGGTCCAGCAGCGCCTGCACGCTCACCCCGTGCGCCCGCGCGATCCCCCACAGCGTATCGCCGGACTTCACGCGGTACGACCCGGCCTGCGCCGACCCCAGCACGGCGGCCAGCATTCCGGCCGTCAGCGCCGCCGCCCGCACCCCCCGCACGGCGGGGCTGGTCACACGGTCTCCTTCTCGCTGCGGCTCAGGACCTCGAAGCCGTCATCGGTGACCAGCACCAGATCCTCGATGCGCACGCCGCCCACGTCCGGCAGGTACGCGCCGGGCTCGACGGTCACGATCATGCCGGGCCGCAGCACGTCCTCGCTGCTGCCGCGCAGGCTGGGTCCCTCATGGACCATCAGGCCCACCCCGTGCCCCAGCGAGTGCGCGAACGCCTCGCCCAGCCCGTGCCCGGTCAGGATGCCGCGCGCCAGGGCGTCCAGGTCCGCGCCGCTCACGCCGGGCCGCACCGCCCGCACCGCCGCCTCCTCGGCCTCCAGCACCGCGCGGTACACGCGGGCCATCTCGGGACTGGGGGTGCCCACCGCGACCGTGCGGGTCATGTCGCTGTTGTACCCGTTCAGGCGCGCGCCCATGTCCACCGTGACCAGCTCACCGTCCCCGATCACGCGGTCCGACGCCACGCCGTGCGGCATCGCCCCGCGCGGCCCGCTCGCCACGATGATCTCGAAGGCACTCTCGGCCCCCGCGCGGCGCAGCAGCGACTCGATCTCCAGCGCCACGTCCAGCTCGCGCACGCCCGCGCGGATCATGGGCCGCACCTGCGCGAACACCCGGTCGGCCAGCGCCTGCGCGTCCCGCACGGCCTGCACCTCGCCTGGCGTCTTGACCATCCGCAGTTCCGACAGCAGCCCGGCCGTGCCCACCAGCGTCGCCTGCGGCCAGTACGCCCGCAACTGCTCCAGCTCGGCCACGGTCAGGCTCTCGGCCTCGAAGCCCACGCGCAGGCCCGCGAGGCCCGGCGCGGCGTGCTCCAGCGTGGCGGGCGGCCGCGCAATGAACGTCGGCACGCGCGACTCCTGCCCTGCCTGCACCGTGTACCGCGCGTCGGTGTACAGCGTCTCGCCCTGCGGCGTGACCAGCACCTTGCCGTCCTTGCCGCTCGTGAATCCGCTCAGGTACCGCACGTTCGCCGCGTCGCTGATCCACAGGGCGTCCACTCCGGCGCGGCCCATGACGGCGCGCAACTGCTCCAGTTGACTCATAAGCGGCAAAGTAACACGCGTCACCCCGGCCCGTCTGCCCGCCCGGCGGCTGCCCCCGGCCCCCGCGCCGGTCAGGCCGGGCCGCCGGAATGCTGTACAGTACGGGCAATCCCGCCTTCAGGCCCGCCCCGACTGTCCCCGCACTGGAGACAGCGTGAGCGGGATCACCTGCCATGCGCTTATACTCGTTTATCGGGACAATCGACACGGCCTTTCATCAGGTCCGACAACACCCCCAAGGAGGGATCACCGTGAAACTTCACGAGTATCAGGGTAAGGAAATTCTGCGCCAGTTCGGCGTCAACGTTCAGGACGGCAAGGTCGCCCGCACCCCCGACGAGGTGCGCGCCATCGCCCGCGAGTACGGACAGCCCGTCGTTGTCAAGGCCCAGGTGCACGTGGGCGGACGCGGCAAGGCCGGCGGCGTGAAATTCAGCCCCACCGAAGACAAGGCCTTCGAGAACGGCGAGAAGATCCTCGGCATGGACATCAAGGGCCTGACCGTCAACAAGGTTCTGGTCACCAAGGCTGTCGACATCGACGCGGGCGTCGAGTACTACGTCGGCATGATCGTCGACCGCAACGTGCAGAGCTTCACCCTGATGGCCAGCGCCGAGGGTGGCATGGAAATCGAGGAAGTGGCCGCCGCCACCCCCGAGAAGATCATCAAGCACCGCGTCGACCCCGTCACGGGCCTGCGCCCCTACGAGGCGCGCGAGGTGGCCATCAAGGCCGGCTTCAAGGGCAACCTGAACAAGATCGCCGACATGATGGTCAAGATGAGCGAGGCCGCGCTGAAGCGTGACGCCGTGCTCGTCGAGATCAACCCGCTGTTCGTCGGCCCCGACGGCATCCCGCTCGCGCTCGACACCAAGTTCGAGATCGACGACAACGCCATGTACCGCCACGCCGACCTCGCCGACTGGCGCGAACTGGAAGCCGAGCACCCCCTCGAAATCGAGGCCAGCAAGTACGGGTTCGCCTACGTGAAACTCGACGACGGCAACGTCGGCGTGCTGGGCAACGGCGCGGGCATCGTGATGACCAGCCTCGACGTGGTCAACCGCGCCGGCGCCAAACCCGCCAACTTCCTCGACATCGGCGGCGGCGCCAAGGCCGAGATCGTGTACAACGCGGTCAAACTGGTCAGCAAGGACACCGACGTCAAGGCCATCTTCATCAACATCTTCGGCGGCATCACCCGCGCCGACGAGGTCGCCAAGGGCGTCATCCAGGCCCTGAACGACGGCATCCTGACCAAGCCCGTGCGCATGCGCATCGCGGGCACGGCCGAGGACGAGGCCAAGGCGCTGCTCGCCGAGGTGGGCAGCCCCCTGATCCAGATGTACGCCACCATGTTCGAGGCCGCCGACGAGGCCGCCAAGGACGCCAACGCCGCGGAGGGCAAGTAATGGGCATTCTCGTTGACAACAACAGCCGCGTCATCGTGCAGGGCATGACCGGACGCGAAGGTGCGAGCCACAGCCGCGCCATGAAAGACTTCGGCACGCAGGTCGTCGCGGGCGTCACGCCCGGCAAGGGCGGCACCGACTTCGAAGGCTGGCCCGTGTACAACAGCGTCGCCGAGGCGAAAGCCGCGCACGACGCCAACGTCAGCATCATCTTCGTGCCGCCCGCCGGCGCCGCCGACGCCGTGCTGGAAGCCGCGCACGCCGGCATGCCCCTGATCGTCCTGATCACCGAGGGCGTGCCCACCGTCGACATGATGAAGGCCGTGCAGGAAGTCAAGACGCTCGACGCGCAGAGCCGCGCCGAGGGCGGCCAGGGCATCCGACTGATCGGCGGCAACTGCCCCGGTCTGGTCACCAACGGCCAGGCGAAAGTCGGCATCATGCCCAACAAGATCTACACCAACCCCGGCCGCATCGGCCTGATCAGCCGCAGCGGCACCCTGACCTACGAGGCCGCCAAGCTGCTGAACGACGCGGGCATGGGCACCAGCACCACCGTCGGCATCGGCGGTGACCCCGTGATCGGCACGACCTTCGCGGACGTGCTGCCCCTGTTCGAGGCCGACCCCGACACCGACGCCATCGTCGTGATCGGCGAGATCGGCGGCGCGGACGAGGAAGCCGCCGCCGAGTACATCGCCCAGCACATGAAGAAGCCCGTCGTGGCCTTCATCAGCGGCCGCAGCGCGCCCAAGGGCAAGCGCATGGGTCACGCCGGCGCGATCATCATGGGCGACGTGGGCACCCCGGAAAGCAAACTGGCCGCGTTCGCCGCTGCGAACGTCCCGGTCGCCGACACCATGCCCGAGATCATCGACATGGTCAAGGCCGCTCTGAGCAAGTAAACCAGAGGACACGCAGGCCCGGCTCACCCCAGTGGTGGGCCGGGCCTGTTCATGTGACGGGGATGAACGGTGCGTCCACCTGCCGTCACACGCCGGTCAGACTCGCGCGTAGACTGTGGGTATGAACCTGCGATCCCTCCTGATCACGATTTCTCTCCTGTCTGCCGGGCAGGCCCTGGGGCTGACCATCCGCGGAAGCGTGGAGGGCAGCGGTCCGGACGACACGCGCGTGGCGGGGTTCGTGGTATCGCCGTTCGGGCAGGCGGTCGAGGAAGTGACCAGCGTGCCCCTGGAGAATGGCCGGTTCGTGCTGGAAATCCCGACCACGGCCCCCACGGCGCGCGCGCAGGTGGACCTGACGCCGCAGAACGTCACGTGGCCCGGCGTGATCGACCCGGTGCAGGTGTCCGGGCAGGCCCGCGTGGCCGAGCTGAAGTTCTTCGTGTACCGCGACGTGAACAACAACGGTCGCCGCGACGACAACGAACCCCTGCGGGACGTGCTGCCCAGCGTGGGCCGCGCCACCCTGTTCGTGGCATGGGTGAACACTGACGTGACCGTGAAGGCCAGCAAGGGCTACGCCGCGACCCTGAAACGCGGCTGGAACGCCCTGATCGTGGACGTGGGCCGGGCGGTGGCCGTGCAGCCGTTCAGTGATTCCACGGTCGTCACCGTGCGTCTGACCCGCTGAAGCGCCGCGCCGCCAGTGCAGGCGAGCGCCAGAGCGTGAGGGAGGGGTGAATCGCCTCTCCCTGCCTTCTGTGTCCTCTGATACGGACTCCGATTGAATGGGCTGCAAAGCCCGTTCAATCCGAGCGGATGCGAGCAGGAGAAAAACGGGTTCCGGACGTGGAGCCGGCAATCCGGTGAAGTTCCGGATTGTTGGCGAAACAAACGGAATCCGTATGACAGCGGTCAAACGGACTGCTGTTGTAGGGAGGACGGCAGCCCGGCAGGCATCCTGAATAGAGGCAACAAATATTTCACGAACTGGATTAATCGTGAAACTATTCACTTGCTTCTGTGCAGTTGCCCGGGAGCAGGGAAGACCCCACCCCCACCCGACTCAGGCCAGCGCGCCCGCGATGGTCCGCTCGTACGCCCGGATGTACTGCGGCACGATCTGACTCTGATGAAACTTCGTCAGCGCAGCCTGACGGCCCGCCGCGCCCATCTGCAGGTACAGGTCGCGGTTGCGCAGGATCTTCAGCGCCGCGTCCGCCATGGTGTCCACGTCACCCACGTCCGCCATGAACCCGGTCACGCCCTGCTCCACGACCTCCGGAATGCCGCCCGCGTTCGACGCGACCACCGGCACCTCGCAACTCATGGCTTCCAGCGCTGCCAGCCCGAAACTCTCCTGACTGCTGGGCAGCACGAACAGGTCACTGATGCCCAGCACCGTCTCCACATCCGGGAATGACCCCAGGAAATGCGTGCGGCCGATCACGCCCAGCTGCCGCGCCAGTTCGAACACGCGGGGCCGCTCGGGGCCGTCCCCGATCATCAGCAGCCGCGCCGGAATCTCGCTCGCCACCCGAGCGAACACCTGCACCACATCCTCGGCCCGCTTGATCGGCCTGAAGTTACTGACGTGCACCAGCAGCGCCTCGTCCGGATGCGCGAACCGCGCCCGCACCGCCGGGTCCGTCACCCGCACGAAGCGGTCACTGTCCACGAAGTTGTGAATCACCTCGATCTCGCGGTCCAGGCCGAACACCTCCTGCGTGTGCTGTGCCAGGTAACGCGACACGGCCGTCACGTGATCACTCTTCTGAATGGCGTGCCGGGTCGTGTGCCGGAACGCGGGTTCCAGGCCCACCAGCGTCACGTCCGTGCCGTGCAGCGTGGTCATCACCCGCGTGCGGCCCGAGATGGCCCGCGCGTGAATGGCGGCCGTGGCATGCGGAATGGCGTAGTGCGCGTGAGACAACTCCAGGTCGTGCTCCAGGATCACCTCGGTCAGGGTGTTCGCGGCGGCCAGTTCCGGGTACGGCTGATCGAACAGCGCGTACGCGTACCCGCTCACCTGATGAAAGTACGGGCCGCGCATCCCGCCGTGCCCGCCCAGCCGGAACGGTTGCGCCGACCCCACGAAGTGCACCTCGTGCCCGGCACGCGCCACCTGCAACCCCAGTTCGGTCGCCACGACCCCGGACCCGCCCGCGCTGGCGTGGCACAACACCGCGACCTTCACCGCGTCCGCCCGTGAATCTGACTGCGTTTCTCATGCTTCATGACTGCGGAGTATAGACGGCCCCAGCCCACGCAAACGTCGCCCTGAACGCCATCCAGCCCACACCGCGCCGCGCCGCCCGCCAGACAGAACCCTGACAGTTCCGTGTATGAAGACCACCCGCCGGGCAGCAAGCCGAAAATCTCACAGTGACCGGCCCCCGTAACGACTACAACACAGGTATATGATTGCCGTCGTCACCGACTCCACCTGCGACCTGCACCCCGACAGTGCCCGGCAACTCGGCATTCAGGTCATCCCACTTCAGGTGCGGATGAACGACCGCACCCTCCTCGACTGGCAGGAAGTCGACCCGGACGCCGTGTACGACCACATGCGCGCCGGAGGGAACGCCACCACCTCACCCATCAGCGCCGACACCTTCGCCGCCCGCTACCGCGACCTGCTACAGACGCACGACAGCATCCTGAGCATTCACATCTCAGGCAAACTCTCGGAAACGGTGCGGCACGCCCGGCAGGCCGCCGAGACGCTCGGCATGACCGACCGCATCCTGATCGTCGACAGCGAACTCGCCAGCGGTCCCCTCGCCGAGGCCGTCCTGGCCGCCCGCGACGCCATCTGGGCCGGAGCGGACCTTCAGGCCGCCGCGCAGGCCGTCCACACCGCCCGCACCCGCATGCACTCCGAACTGAGCGTCGCCAGCCTCGAGTACCTGCGCCGCAGCGGCCGTATCGGGCGCGCGCAGGCGTTCCTGGGCAACATGATGTCCGTGCGGCCCATCCTGAACTTCGAGCACGGCGAACTGAAAGCCGTGCGCCGCGCCAAGGTCGACCAGGCGACCGGCGAGATGCTGACCACCCTGCGCGAACGCTTCGGCACGCAACCCCTGAGCGTCACCATCATGCACGCCGGACGCGACACCGCCCGCATCAACGCCCTGCGCGACGCCATGACCACCAGCGGCCTGAACGTCCACAAGGGCCGCGTGCAACTCATGGGTCCCGTCATCGGCGCGCACGTCGGCCCCGGCACGTACGGATTCACCGCCATCCCCATCGAAAGCTGAACCGCCCGGAAGAACAGGCAGGGGGGCCGCGTCACGACTGGACGCGGCCCCTCTGCACTGCCATGCTCATACGGACTGCCGTTTGTTTCGTTAACAGATCGGAACACCACCGATCTGTTAACTCCATGTCCGACAGCCCGCTTCGACTCCTGCTCGCATCCGCTCGGATTGAACGGGCTTTGCAGCCCATTCGATCCGAGTCCGTATCAGTTGTGGCTGGTCGTCTCCAGGCGTTCCAGGTAGGCCGTTCCGCCTTCGAGTTCCGCCTCGAACCCGCCGCCCGCGCCGAACACCAGCGTCTCGGCGAGCGTCTCGCTCATCAGGTACTCCTGCCAGACTTCGGCGGCCTCGCGGGCGTCGCCCTGAAGGTCCAGGTGCAGGCTGATGCGGTCCTGCACCTCGAACCCGGCCTTCTTGCGGGCGTCCTGCACGCCGCGCACCAGGTCGCGGGCGAGGCCCTCGAGTTCCAGTTCGCGCGTCAGGGTCGTGTCGAACGCGACGAGGTACCCGGCTTCCTCCTGCGCCGCGAAACCTTCGGGGGACTGGGCGTCCACGAGGACCTCGTCCGGCCCGAGTTCGAAGCGTTCGCCGGTGGGTGCCACGACCTCGAACTGCTTGCCGTCCCGGACGAACCGGGCGATCTCGCTGGCGTCGGCGGCGGCCAGCGCGGCGCGGACCTGCGGGACGGCCTTCCCGAACTTCTTGCCCAGCAGTGGCAGGTTGGGGCGCAGCACGTAACTGACCAGTTCGGCGTACTGGTCGATCAGTTCGACCTCCTTGACGTTCAGTTCCTCCTTGATCTGCTCCGCGAACCGCCCCAGGGCCTGTGTCTGCTCGGCGCTGCGGGCGCGCAGCATGACTTTCGGCAGCGGCTGACGCTGGCGCAGGCTGGTCTTCCCGCGCACGGCGCGGCCCAGGCTCACGACGCGCAGCACGGCGTCCATCTCGCCCACCAGCACGGGCGCAGCCAGCGCCCCGTCCACCACGGGCCACGCGGCGAGGTGCACGCTCTCGGGCGCGCTGTCGTCCACGCTGCGCACGAGGTTCTGGTACAGCGTCTCGGCCAGGAACGGCGTGAACGGCGCGGTCAGCAGCGTCACGGTCTTCAGCGCGTGGTGCAGCGTGGCGTACGCGGCAGTGTCCACCGCGCCGTCACCCGCCCAGAAGCGGCGGCGATTGCGCCGCACGTACCAGTTGCTCAGGTCCTCGGTCACGAAGTCCTGAAGCGCGCGGCTCGCGCCGGTCGGATCGTAGTTCTCCAGGGCGGCCGTCACGGTCTCCACCAGCGCCTGCACCTTCGCCAGCAGCCAGCGGTCCACCTCGGGCCGGTCGGCGGGGGCGGGCGCGGCACTCAGGTCGGGCCGGTCGAGGTTCGCGTACAGCACGAAGAACGAGTACGTGTTCCACAGCGTCAGGAAGTACGAGCGGAACGCCTCGCCGACGAGGTTCATGCCGAAGCGGCGGCTCAGTTCGGGCGGCGCGCTGACGTACATGTACCAGCGGGCGGCGTCCGCGCCGTACTGTTCGAACACGTCCCAGGGGTTCACGACGTTCCCCTTGCTCTTGCTCATCTTCGCGCCCTTCTCGTCCAGGATGTGCCCGGAGCAGATGACGCTCTTGTACGCCACGGAGTCGAACACCATCGTGCCGATCTGGTGCAGGCTGTTGAACCAGCCGCGCGTCTGGTCGATGGCCTCCGCGATGAAGTCGGCCGGGAAGCCGCCGTTCTCGAACTTTTCTTTGTTCTCGAAGGGGTAGTGGTGCTGCGCGAAGGGCATGCTGCCGCTGTCGTACCAGACGTCCATCACGTACGGCACGCGCCGGAAGGTCTTGCCATCTGCCTCGAAGGTGATGTCGTCCACGAACGGCCGGTGCGGGTCGAAGTCGGGTCCCGTCAGTTCGGGGCGGCCGCTCAGTTCGGCCAGTTCGGCGTAACTGCCGACCACGCGGTACTCGCCGTCCTCGGCCTCCCACACGGGCATCGGTGTGCCCCAGTAACGGTTGCGGGACAGGTTCCAGTCGATCAGGTTCTCCAGCCACCCGCCGTAACGGCCGTTGCGGATGTGCGCGGGGTGCCAGTCGATCGTCCCGTTCAGTTCGATCAGGCGTTCTTTCAGGCGGGTGTTGTTCAGGTACCAGCTCTCGGTCGCGTAGTACATCAGCGGCGTG
The genomic region above belongs to Deinococcus seoulensis and contains:
- the sucC gene encoding ADP-forming succinate--CoA ligase subunit beta translates to MKLHEYQGKEILRQFGVNVQDGKVARTPDEVRAIAREYGQPVVVKAQVHVGGRGKAGGVKFSPTEDKAFENGEKILGMDIKGLTVNKVLVTKAVDIDAGVEYYVGMIVDRNVQSFTLMASAEGGMEIEEVAAATPEKIIKHRVDPVTGLRPYEAREVAIKAGFKGNLNKIADMMVKMSEAALKRDAVLVEINPLFVGPDGIPLALDTKFEIDDNAMYRHADLADWRELEAEHPLEIEASKYGFAYVKLDDGNVGVLGNGAGIVMTSLDVVNRAGAKPANFLDIGGGAKAEIVYNAVKLVSKDTDVKAIFINIFGGITRADEVAKGVIQALNDGILTKPVRMRIAGTAEDEAKALLAEVGSPLIQMYATMFEAADEAAKDANAAEGK
- a CDS encoding M24 family metallopeptidase → MSQLEQLRAVMGRAGVDALWISDAANVRYLSGFTSGKDGKVLVTPQGETLYTDARYTVQAGQESRVPTFIARPPATLEHAAPGLAGLRVGFEAESLTVAELEQLRAYWPQATLVGTAGLLSELRMVKTPGEVQAVRDAQALADRVFAQVRPMIRAGVRELDVALEIESLLRRAGAESAFEIIVASGPRGAMPHGVASDRVIGDGELVTVDMGARLNGYNSDMTRTVAVGTPSPEMARVYRAVLEAEEAAVRAVRPGVSGADLDALARGILTGHGLGEAFAHSLGHGVGLMVHEGPSLRGSSEDVLRPGMIVTVEPGAYLPDVGGVRIEDLVLVTDDGFEVLSRSEKETV
- a CDS encoding sensor histidine kinase, whose translation is MSRASTPTPSRPYWRGPQGRGPLGRGTMRAQFTLVIFMLAFLPNVVLTITAQPSVPASTLTIWMLVVGFLCALVGYVLSGTLLRAVSRLQTEVEHGDFAQPHPDDPSEILALRGAFTGLLSRLGTEQARRNAFMATLVHDLKTPLIATGHLTHALTTLPLPDEERRAVGQQIQAETTRLLSLVQQMADAHRFEQEDVQVHTVPTDLRALIDQVAARLDAQTAPHLTLHVDGHGHADVDPGLLDRAVTNLTVNALRYAARTVTLSVTPQGIQVTDDGPGLSGPLDELAQPFNSQPTTIAGKQYTAGTAGLGLFIVRRIAEAHGGNLHYDRAHSGRATHTHQPAAPPDPDLPANARPTDLTRFTLALPEVTP
- the sucD gene encoding succinate--CoA ligase subunit alpha, which codes for MGILVDNNSRVIVQGMTGREGASHSRAMKDFGTQVVAGVTPGKGGTDFEGWPVYNSVAEAKAAHDANVSIIFVPPAGAADAVLEAAHAGMPLIVLITEGVPTVDMMKAVQEVKTLDAQSRAEGGQGIRLIGGNCPGLVTNGQAKVGIMPNKIYTNPGRIGLISRSGTLTYEAAKLLNDAGMGTSTTVGIGGDPVIGTTFADVLPLFEADPDTDAIVVIGEIGGADEEAAAEYIAQHMKKPVVAFISGRSAPKGKRMGHAGAIIMGDVGTPESKLAAFAAANVPVADTMPEIIDMVKAALSK
- a CDS encoding response regulator transcription factor, whose translation is MRLVIADDHPLFRMGLKYALIHQGFDVVAEASDGLSALEACRALQPDAALLDVKMPGMTGIEVCERLRQSNPRLVSVLITTFAEPAIVQAARAAGARGYVSKETDPESLARQLRDIVANPDVDRLPHVDVPRLTPRESEVLPLLAQGYSNKEIAKNLGVSPDTVKDHLARLYAKLDAGDRTEAVSRARSIGLLH
- a CDS encoding YbjN domain-containing protein, producing MTMETALLTLDTLAKYLKEKEVQLDMEENNGQRFIRMGWRFEMGDAAVLVSVNDGPNNTSRLEVTCVTQKQYNDRRNEVVNMLNDRNRERAFARSIDADGNVWLEYVGFYPTLAEMPQETFDTLFGGVLMHFQDDYATLEGYVAQNGPQLQQPQA
- the bshA gene encoding N-acetyl-alpha-D-glucosaminyl L-malate synthase BshA, whose product is MKVAVLCHASAGGSGVVATELGLQVARAGHEVHFVGSAQPFRLGGHGGMRGPYFHQVSGYAYALFDQPYPELAAANTLTEVILEHDLELSHAHYAIPHATAAIHARAISGRTRVMTTLHGTDVTLVGLEPAFRHTTRHAIQKSDHVTAVSRYLAQHTQEVFGLDREIEVIHNFVDSDRFVRVTDPAVRARFAHPDEALLVHVSNFRPIKRAEDVVQVFARVASEIPARLLMIGDGPERPRVFELARQLGVIGRTHFLGSFPDVETVLGISDLFVLPSSQESFGLAALEAMSCEVPVVASNAGGIPEVVEQGVTGFMADVGDVDTMADAALKILRNRDLYLQMGAAGRQAALTKFHQSQIVPQYIRAYERTIAGALA
- a CDS encoding DegV family protein, with the protein product MIAVVTDSTCDLHPDSARQLGIQVIPLQVRMNDRTLLDWQEVDPDAVYDHMRAGGNATTSPISADTFAARYRDLLQTHDSILSIHISGKLSETVRHARQAAETLGMTDRILIVDSELASGPLAEAVLAARDAIWAGADLQAAAQAVHTARTRMHSELSVASLEYLRRSGRIGRAQAFLGNMMSVRPILNFEHGELKAVRRAKVDQATGEMLTTLRERFGTQPLSVTIMHAGRDTARINALRDAMTTSGLNVHKGRVQLMGPVIGAHVGPGTYGFTAIPIES
- a CDS encoding RlpA-like double-psi beta-barrel domain-containing protein — its product is MTSPAVRGVRAAALTAGMLAAVLGSAQAGSYRVKSGDTLWGIARAHGVSVQALLDLNGGRTQLLRPGDVLTVPGGGAAAQATVRVAAMAAPQQGTAAQGAGQRGQAVYYGGRRDARTVMTAAHLTLPFGTWVRVTHERTGRSVDVLINDRGPFGVPSRIIDLSREAASVLGILGEGVAPVRVDVLR